One window of Toxotes jaculatrix isolate fToxJac2 chromosome 19, fToxJac2.pri, whole genome shotgun sequence genomic DNA carries:
- the grcc10 gene encoding protein C10, with protein MASAPAQQPTLTVEQTRVVLSEVIQAFSAPENAARMEEARESACNDMGKMLQLVLPVATQIQQEVIKAYGFNNEGEGVLKFARLVKMYETQDPEIAAMSAKLKSLLLPPLSTPPIGGAIPAS; from the exons ATGGCCTCAGCTCCAGCACAACAGCCCACCCTGACTGTTGAGCAAACCAGAG TGGTGCTGAGTGAGGTGATCCAGGCCTTCTCTGCACCAGAAAATGCTGCCCGGATGGAGGAGGCTCGAGAGAGTGCCTGCAACGACATGGGAAAGATGCTGCAGCTGGTGCTTCCTGTGGCCACCCAGATTCAGCAAGAGGTTATCAAAGCCTATGGATTCAACAATGAAGGGGAGG GTGTCCTAAAATTTGCCAGACTGGTGAAGATGTATGAAACCCAGGACCCTGAAATTGCAGCCATGTCGGCTAAACTTAAGTCTCTCCTCCTGCCACCTCTGTCGACACCACCTATAGGAGGTGCCATTCCAGCTTCATAG
- the LOC121199197 gene encoding phospholipase B1, membrane-associated-like: protein MLPQLVLISLLGLTWTTVTGLPCTQTFPSQPPPSTVNSVRPSDVAVLSSIGLHMHSTELSMVVSRLRELMTLFNPALISPLSDETNLYASHFAQQSTLVEQAKEVSLYLQNNQVIDVDRDWKLVLLFVQVDQLCACKQQQVQSVIQAAVEEVDRAVQLLHSQLKRTIISIALWDGEHDTFQHKMCPCMETNSEGEIRLLRALMTHSLQESLDELMVKKRWYGDRDDFTVTLQDKPFVTDLSTVASGKPFSESEATQQTDKLMVQMWTNLLQPTVGQDNTEDNGKIITLPCPTEDRPFLRTEGNSPSYHHSDVSPLLHPFTGTEMSCEDFSPSASTPTSVHELRPGDIKVVAAVGDSLTAGNGIASSQNNILDVLRQYRGLSWSIGGDENLTTVTTLPNILKLFNHNLTGYSIGMGKQHTPQAFLNQAVAGAKSKDLPSQVRALVERMKKDSRINFESDWKVITVFIGGNDMCDHCYNSLLYSVENYVRNVRESLDYLHKEVPRALVNLVEPLHIIPLREMHMDTSIKCPTWLVNILCPCVILPKPKSKALEMLEDLNRSYQRLLRELVESSQYDTRSDFTVVLQPFLREIIVPRLPDGLPDRSYFSADCFHLSQKAQTLMARSLWNNMLEPLGNKTTKQDFTVDVDLKCPTKTSPFFRTYNNSNYTYAGPSPTPGPIQNWGSDFSCVDLAPSDAVPTSVHKLRPADIKVVAALGDSSTAGTGAKAKNLFDLNKDYKGVSWSIGGDKTLETVTTLPNILRKFNPSLKGFSRGQGPIQKGFNMASPGAKTSELPAQVQALIKAMRQNKEVNFEKDWKLVTIFVGGNDLCHYCLDQNNLSPTNYSHNLMLSLDILYKEVPRLLVNVVTILQIYQLKTVKRNTLGCSLLQRTSCPCVINPLENSPELEEIKQINHKYQAEIQYLISGDRYDGKEDFSVVLQPFLENSFIPHIGKGEPDPSFFSLDCFHISERAHSEMAIALWNNMLEPVGRKQAYNNFTYDRSKIHCPSEASPFIFTKINSLPSPPVITTTSSSPTPTIPVPKCPSSMPVWVPVAVGIVSLLAGITVAWLLLSCTQSWRNKVERGEKMKGTGF from the exons CACGCTGGTGGAGCAGGCAAAGGAGGTATCCCTCTATCTCCAGAACAATCAG GTCATTGATGTGGACAGAGACTGGAAGTTGGTCCTTCTCTTTGTTCAGGTGGATCAGCTCTGTGCCTGCAAGCAGCAGCAG gttCAGTCCGTTATCCAGGCAGCAGTTGAAGAGGTGGATcgtgctgtgcagctgctgcactcTCAG CTAAAGCGGACCATTATCAGCATTGCACTGTGGGATGGAGAGCACGACACTTTCCAGCACAA GATGTGCCCATGCatggaaacaaacagtgaaggagaaatCAGACTCCTGAGGGCCTTGATGACTCACTCTCTGCAG GAGTCCTTGGATGAGCTCATGGTAAAGAAACGCTGGTATGGCGACAGAGATGACTTCACTGTCACTCTACAGGACAAACCTTTCGTCACAGACCTGTCAACTGTTGCT agtgGGAAGCCGTTCTCTGAGTCCGAAGCTACACAGCaaactgataaactgatggTACAGATGTGGACAAACCTG ctgCAGCCCACAGTTGGCCAAGATAACACAGAGGACAATGGAAAGATCATCACATTGCCGTGTCCAACTGAG GACCGACCCTTCCTGAGGACGGAGGGAAACTCTCCTTCATATCACCACAGCGATGTTTCCCCGCTCCTTCACCCA TTTACAGGAACAGAGATGTCCTGCGAGGACTTCAGCCCCTCAGCCTCCACACCGACCTCAG TCCATGAGCTCAGGCCTGGTGATATCAAAGTCGTGGCTGCTGTGGGAGACTCTCTGACA GCAGGGAACGGTATTGCATCCAGCCAAAACAACATCCTGGACGTCCTGCGTCAGTACAGAGGCTTATCATGGAG TATTGGTGGAGATGAAAACCTCACCACTGTCACCACTCTGCCCA acaTCTTAAAGCTTTTTAATCACAACCTGACGGGCTATTCCATTGGTATGGGAAAACAACACACTCCTCAGGCTTTCCTCAACCAGGCTGTAGCAGGAGCCAAAAGCAA gGACTTACCATCACAGGTGCGAGCCCTGGTGGAAAGGATGAAGAAGGACTCT AGAATCAATTTTGAATCAGACTGGAAGGTGatcactgttttcattggtgGAAATGACATGTGTGACCACTGCTACAACTCT ctactCTATTCTGTAGAGAATTATGTTCGCAATGTTCGTGAAAGCCTGGATTATCTCCACAAAgag GTGCCTCGAGCTCTAGTGAACTTAGTGGAGCCTCTCCATATTATCCCCCTGAGAGAAATGCACATGGACACTTCAATCAAATGCCCAACTTGGCTGGTAAA TATTCTGTGTCCTTGTGTTATCTTGCCAAAGCCCAAATCTAAAGCTCTTGAGATGTTGGAGGACCTCAACAGAAGCTATCAG CGTTTACTGCGTGAGCTTGTGGAGTCAAGCCAGTATGACACTCGCTCAGACTTCACTGTGGTCCTCCAGCCTTTCCTCAGAGAAATCATCGTCCCCAGACTGCCG GATGGCCTCCCTGATCGCTCCTACTTCAGTGCCGACTGCTTCCATCTCAGCCAGAAGGCCCAGACGCTGATGGCTCGCTCCCTCTGGAACAACATG CTGGAACCTCTGGGCAATAAGACTACCAAACAGGATTTTACTGTAGACGTTGACCTGAAATGTCCAACCAAG ACTTCACCATTTTTTCGCACCTATAACAACAGCAATTACACGTATGCTGGTCCCTCCCCAACACCTGGACCTATTCAA aacTGGGGAAGTGACTTCTCCTGTGTGGACCTTGCTCCGTCTGACGCTGTGCCAACTTCAG TTCACAAGCTGAGACCAGCAGACATCAAGGTGGTGGCAGCACTGGGAGACTCTTCAACG GCAGGCACTGGTGCTAAAGCAAAGAATCTGTTTGACCTCAATAAGGATTATAAAGGAGTATCGTGGAG CATCGGAGGGGATAAGACCTTGGAGACTGTCACAACACTGCCAA ACATCTTGAGGAAGTTCAACCCCTCTCTAAAGGGCTTCTCTAGAGGTCAGGGGCCAATCCAGAAAGGCTTCAATATGGCGTCACCTGGAGCTAAGACCTC AGAGCTTCCAGCACAAGTGCAAGCTCTCATCAAGGCTATGAGACAAAATAAG GAGGTGAATTTTGAGAAGGACTGGAAACTTGTGACAATATTTGTAGGGGGAAATGATCTCTGCCATTATTGCCTAGACCAA AATAACCTGTCACCTACGAATTATAGTCACAATCTCATGCTCAGCTTGGACATACTTTACAAAGAG GTACCAAGGCTGTTGGTCAATGTTGTGACAATCTTGCAGATATATCAACTGAAAACAGTTAAGAGGAACACACTGGGCTGTTCTCTACTACAGAG GACCAGCTGTCCCTGTGTTATCAACCCACTTGAAAACTCCCCAGAACTTGAAGAGATAAAACAAATCAATCACAAGTACCAG GCTGAGATCCAGTATCTTATTTCTGGAGATCGTTATGATGGAAAAGAAGATTTTTCTGTTGTCCTTCAACCATTTCTAGAGAATTCCTTCATCCCTCATATCGGA AAGGGCGAGCCTGATCCGAGTTTCTTCTCTCTCGACTGTTTCCACATCAGTGAGCGAGCTCACTCTGAGATGGCCATTGCCCTCTGGAATAACATG CTGGAGCCTGTGGGCAGGAAACAGGCCTACAACAACTTCACTTATGATCGCTCCAAGATTCACTGTCCCTCTGAG GCCAGTCCCTTCATCTTCACCAAGATAAACAGCCTCCCAAGTCCACCAGTAATCACCACGACCAGCTCCAGTCCTACACCAACCATCCCTGTGCCCAAGTGTCCCTCCTCCATGCCTGTATGGGTGCCAGTGGCTGTGGGAATTGTCAGTTTACTGGCTGGCATTACTGTCGCCTGGCTACTTCTCTCCTGCACTCAAAGCTGGAGAAacaaagtggagagaggagaaaaaatgaaaggaactggtttttaa
- the LOC121199199 gene encoding serine/threonine-protein phosphatase PP1-beta catalytic subunit-like yields the protein MRNMAESELNVDSLISRLLEVRGCRPGKIVQMTEAEVRGLCIKSREIFLSQPILLELEAPLKICGDIHGQYTDLLRLFEYGGFPPEANYLFLGDYVDRGKQSLETICLLLAYKIKYPENFFLLRGNHECASINRIYGFYDECKRRFNIKLWKTFTDCFNCLPIAAIIDEKIFCCHGGLSPDLQSMEQIRRIMRPTDVPDTGLLCDLLWSDPDKDVQGWGENDRGVSFTFGADVVSKFLNRHDLDLICRAHQVVEDGYEFFAKRQLVTLFSAPNYCGEFDNAGGMMSVDESLMCSFQILKPSEKKAKYQYGGVNSGRPVTPPRTTQAPKKR from the exons ATGAGAAACATGGCGGAAAGCGAACTGAACGTTGACAGCCTCATCTCTCGATTACTGGAAG TGAGAGGATGTCGTCCAGGGAAGATCGTACAGATGACAGAGGCTGAGGTGCGGGGGCTCTGCATCAAGTCCAGAGAGATTTTCCTCAGTCAGCCGATCCTGCTAGAACTGGAGGCTCCACTCAAAATATGTG GTGATATCCATGGACAGTACACAGACTTGCTGAGGCTATTCGAGTATGGAGGTTTCCCTCCAGAGGCCAACTATCTGTTCCTGGGGGATTACGTGGACAGAGGGAAACAGTCACTGGAAACCATCTGCCTGCTGCTCGCCTACAAGATAAAATACCCAGAAAATTTCTTCTTGCTCAGGGGCAACCACGAGTGTGCCTCCATCAATCGCATCTATGGCTTCTATGATGAGT GCAAGCGCAGGTTCAACATAAAACTCTGGAAGACGTTCACAGACTGCTTTAATTGCCTGCCCATTGCTGCGATTATTGATGAGAAGATCTTCTGCTGCCATGGAG GGCTCTCACCTGATCTACAGTCCATGGAACAAATTCGACGCATTATGAGACCCACTGATGTCCCAGACACAG GCTTGCTGTGTGACCTGCTGTGGTCGGACCCAGACAAAGACGTCCAGGGATGGGGGGAGAACGATCGGGGAGTTTCCTTCACCTTCGGGGCCGACGTGGTCAGCAAGTTCCTCAACCGCCACGATCTGGATCTCATCTGTCGAGCACATCAG GTTGTTGAAGATGGCTATGAGTTCTTTGCCAAGCGACAGCTGGTGACGCTGTTTTCTGCCCCCAACTACTGCGGGGAGTTTGACAATGCAGGCGGGATGATGAGTGTGGATGAGTCCCTCATGTGCTCCTTTCAG ATTCTGAAGCcgtcagaaaaaaaagcaaagtacCAGTACGGAGGGGTGAATTCAGGACGCCCAGTCACCCCACCTCGCACCACTCAGGCACCTAAAAAGAGGTGA
- the bpnt1 gene encoding 3'(2'),5'-bisphosphate nucleotidase 1, which produces MSGIPVVMRVVASAYSVAEKAGAIVRKVLHSGELGIVEKTGANDLQTLADRLAQQSICASLSRRFPKITIIGEEELPYEEVREDLIENGQAEEILQKSCPAEYVGLKEEELVVWVDPLDGTKEYTEGLLDNVTVLIGIAYGGRAIAGVINQPFYNYQLGAGADLGRTMWGMLGLGTFGFQLREVPGDRRIVTTTRSHSNKLVTDCVDAMEPHEVIRVGGAGNKIIQLVEGKASAYVFASPGCKKWDTCAPEAILHAVGGKLTDMHGNAYGYDANVKHMNSAGVLATLRNHEYYASRVPQSVLQALKSD; this is translated from the exons ATGTCTGGAATTCCTGTGGTTATGCGGGTGGTGGCCTCTGCCTACTCTGTGGCTGAAAAGGCCGGGGCCATTGTCAGGAAGGTCCTTCACAGTGGAGAACTTGGCATTGTGGaaaag ACAGGAGCTAACGATCTGCAGACACTGGCAGACAGACTAGCACAGCAGAGCATTTGTGCTTCACTGTCCAGACGCTTCCCAAAAATCACTATCATTGGAGAGGAG GAGCTTCCATATGAGGAGGTAAGGGAAGACCTCATTGAGAATGGCCAGGCAGAGGAAATCCTCCAGAAGAGCTGTCCAGCAGAATATGTTGggctgaaagaggaggag CTTGTTGTGTGGGTTGATCCTCTTGATGGCACAAAGGAATATACTGAAG GGCTCCTGGATAATGTGACAGTGCTTATTGGTATTGCATATGGAGGCAGAGCTATTGCAGGTGTCATCAACCAGCCTTTCTACAACTACCAG CTTGGAGCAGGAGCAGATTTAGGAAGAACCATGTGGGGAATGCTGGGACTGGGCACCTTTGGATTTCAGCTGCGAGAGGTTCCAGGTGACAGACGAATAGTCACCACCACCCGTTCCCATAGCAACAAGCTCGTAACAGACTGCGTAGATGCCATGGAGCCACATGAAGTTATTAGAGTGGGTGGTGCTGGAAATAAG ATAATCCAGCTTGTTGAGGGGAAAGCGTCTGCTTATGTCTTTGCTAGTCCAGGGTGCAAGAAGTGGGACACTTGTGCTCCTGAAGCCATCCTGCATGCAGTCGGAG GTAAACTGACTGACATGCATGGCAATGCATACGGCTATGATGCTAATGTCAAGCACATGAATTCCGCTGGAGTTCTCGCCACACTACGCAACCACGAGTACTACGCCAGCAGAGTGCCACAGTCCGTGCTGCAAGCCCTCAAGTCAGATTGA
- the saysd1 gene encoding SAYSvFN domain-containing protein 1, producing the protein MEQKLAEFRARRQAENAAKTDQGAGPQDTAPTVAAQPETASRADRQQTENNRAAAHSSQTQDRSDWLLDTALGRWLASRQFVISNLTLLKVLLWLVLLGLFVELEFGLPFFVISLFYWLYEGLRSPAARKPGELSAYSVFNPDCQPLLGSLTAEQLEGEMGYRPMANR; encoded by the exons ATGGAGCAGAAGCTTGCGGAGTTCAGAGCTCGACGACAGGCTGAAAATGCTGCTAAAACGGATCAGGGCGCTGGTCCACAGGACACAGCTCCGACAGTAGCTGCTCAGCCTGAAACAGCATCAAGAGCTGACAggcaacagacagaaaacaaccGAGCTGCGGCTCACAGCTCTCAAACCCAG GACCGTAGCGACTGGCTGTTGGACACCGCTCTGGGAAGATGGCTGGCGTCGAGACAGTTTGTCATCTCCAACCTTACTTTGCTCAAAGTGCTGCTTTGGCTGGTGCTGCTCGGCCTGTTTGTTGAACTGGAGTTTGGTCTGCCCTTCTTCGTCATCTCTCTCTTCTACTGGCTCTACGAAGGGCTCCGGAGCCCAGCGGCCCGCAAGCCCGGAGAACTGAGCGCTTATTCTGTCTTCAATCCAGACTGTCAGCCTCTGCTGGGCTCCctcactgcagagcagctggagggagagatgggTTACAGACCTATGGCTAACAGATGA